The proteins below are encoded in one region of Sideroxydans lithotrophicus ES-1:
- a CDS encoding type IV pilus modification PilV family protein, giving the protein MYTKTSTLLQRGISLVELIMFIVIISVALVGILLVMNQVTRHSADPLIQKQALAIGESMLEEIKLQDLSGVACAGTLGANAARTGASSVCDYNGYSTTTGIKDFSTNATVAGLGSYNIAGVAVTPISTLGGTAITAGSGVMVTVTVADPTGATIDVTGYRAGN; this is encoded by the coding sequence ATGTACACTAAGACATCGACCCTGCTTCAGCGCGGCATCAGCCTCGTCGAACTTATCATGTTCATCGTCATCATCAGTGTGGCGCTGGTGGGCATCTTGCTGGTGATGAATCAGGTGACAAGGCACAGCGCAGACCCGCTCATTCAAAAACAGGCGTTGGCGATTGGCGAGTCGATGCTGGAAGAGATCAAATTGCAGGATTTGTCCGGTGTTGCATGTGCCGGAACGCTGGGAGCGAATGCGGCACGTACCGGCGCAAGTTCCGTATGTGACTATAACGGCTATAGCACTACGACGGGCATCAAGGACTTTTCTACCAATGCGACTGTGGCAGGGCTGGGCAGCTACAACATCGCCGGCGTCGCTGTGACGCCAATCTCCACATTGGGCGGAACGGCGATCACTGCTGGCAGTGGAGTGATGGTTACCGTTACTGTCGCCGACCCGACCGGGGCCACGATAGACGTGACAGGCTACAGAGCAGGGAACTGA
- a CDS encoding pilus assembly FimT family protein has product MRSSAGQIEVIKLSAEYLFGASAGVRPFCPRMKVQFGFTLTELITTLVIMGILAAVAVPRLFDSNAFQARGAADQVAAALRFGQKTAIAQHRNVSVNISSAADSNCGAELTGGNVNCAVSNSVSVSPVTVTFNALGQPVPNAAVSVVAGGTTIHIEAETGYVH; this is encoded by the coding sequence ATGCGTTCAAGTGCAGGTCAAATCGAAGTGATCAAACTGAGTGCCGAATACTTGTTCGGCGCCAGCGCAGGCGTGCGGCCATTTTGCCCGCGCATGAAAGTCCAATTCGGCTTTACGCTGACGGAGTTGATCACCACCCTGGTCATCATGGGCATCCTCGCTGCGGTCGCAGTGCCTCGTTTGTTCGATAGCAATGCATTTCAGGCGCGCGGTGCGGCCGATCAAGTCGCGGCAGCATTGCGTTTTGGACAAAAGACCGCCATTGCTCAGCATCGCAACGTCAGTGTGAATATCTCTTCAGCGGCAGACTCAAATTGCGGCGCCGAGTTGACGGGGGGCAATGTCAATTGCGCAGTCTCGAACAGCGTATCTGTTTCACCGGTGACGGTCACTTTCAATGCGCTTGGCCAGCCGGTTCCCAATGCAGCTGTGTCAGTGGTTGCAGGCGGGACTACAATACATATCGAAGCAGAGACCGGCTATGTACACTAA
- a CDS encoding type II secretion system protein, with product MKKQQGFTLIELIVVIVILGILAATALPKFVDLSSDAKLAAVKGVAGGLSSAGSVNYAARSMGASSTSYASSMATSGVACSTLGPLMQGGAFPSGYTVTGTVPNCTVTDTSLASASAVAYVPAI from the coding sequence ATGAAGAAACAACAAGGTTTTACGCTGATCGAGCTGATCGTGGTGATCGTGATTCTGGGCATTCTGGCTGCGACAGCGCTGCCTAAGTTTGTGGACTTGAGTTCAGATGCAAAATTGGCAGCAGTTAAAGGTGTGGCTGGCGGTTTGTCTTCTGCGGGTTCAGTGAATTATGCCGCTCGTTCAATGGGCGCATCCAGCACATCTTATGCCTCATCGATGGCGACTTCGGGTGTGGCCTGTTCCACCCTTGGCCCCTTGATGCAGGGTGGTGCTTTCCCATCTGGCTATACTGTAACTGGAACAGTTCCGAACTGTACTGTAACTGACACTTCTCTTGCTTCAGCATCTGCAGTTGCATATGTTCCTGCGATTTGA
- a CDS encoding type II secretion system protein translates to MIKPVLNAEFGVLSGERKPRHSVLGTSRCRGFTLLELIVVISIVAIMAAVFLSRIPYYQEQAEKTAMEQVASAVQSALVLRYSALQTRGAANEKELSALATDNPINWLQKKPRNYAGEFFDPTPQMVSPGHWMFDLKSHELIYTVNIADNFIPGKDGRRWIRFHVRLGYDQILGRPGAGKEITTTLFEPTEPYHWLD, encoded by the coding sequence ATGATAAAGCCGGTGCTGAACGCTGAGTTCGGAGTGCTGAGTGGGGAGCGTAAGCCTCGGCACTCTGTACTCGGTACTTCGCGCTGTAGGGGTTTCACCTTGCTTGAACTCATCGTCGTCATTTCCATCGTGGCGATCATGGCGGCGGTATTTCTCAGCCGCATTCCCTATTATCAGGAGCAGGCCGAGAAGACGGCCATGGAGCAAGTGGCAAGTGCGGTGCAAAGTGCATTGGTATTGCGCTACAGTGCGCTGCAAACGCGCGGTGCGGCCAATGAAAAGGAGCTGTCTGCCCTTGCCACCGACAACCCGATCAATTGGTTGCAAAAAAAGCCGCGCAATTACGCGGGAGAGTTCTTCGATCCCACCCCGCAGATGGTCTCGCCGGGACATTGGATGTTCGACCTGAAATCGCATGAATTAATCTACACTGTAAATATTGCCGACAATTTCATACCAGGTAAGGACGGCAGGAGGTGGATTCGTTTCCATGTTCGACTGGGGTATGATCAAATCCTCGGGCGCCCGGGAGCTGGCAAGGAAATCACTACGACGCTGTTCGAGCCGACCGAGCCCTATCATTGGCTGGACTGA
- a CDS encoding type II secretion system F family protein: protein MPVFTYKGRSARGELVQGSLEGADSGVVADQLLNTGITPTEIKITTQAVRSGSNPEIGLWQRLTKENKVDVLELMLFSRQMYTLLKAGVPIMRALAGLQESSRNPVFSAMLQDLRESLDSGRELSTALRRHPKIFSPFYLSMVQVGEMTGMLDVTFLRLYEHLEFEKDMKERIKSAVRYPMFVLVAMAVAIVIVNIFVIPAFAKVFEGFHAQLPLMTRILMGFSGFMVHYWPILLAVLVGAVVAFRSWISSVDGRYKWDRYKFHIPIAGRIIMKATLARFARSLALSFKSGIPIVQGLNSVALVVDNEFMRSRVEQMRDGVERGESILRTATATGVFNPTVLQMIAVGEETGDMDGLMFEIAGMYEREVEYEIKTLSSNIEPIMIVLLGVLVLILALGIFLPMWDLGKAALHR, encoded by the coding sequence ATGCCGGTATTTACCTACAAGGGAAGAAGTGCTCGCGGTGAACTGGTGCAGGGGTCGCTGGAAGGGGCGGATAGCGGCGTAGTTGCCGACCAGTTGCTGAATACCGGAATCACACCGACAGAAATCAAGATCACCACGCAGGCGGTGCGGAGCGGCAGCAATCCCGAGATCGGCCTGTGGCAGCGGCTCACCAAGGAGAATAAGGTCGATGTACTGGAGCTGATGCTGTTCAGCCGCCAGATGTATACCTTGCTCAAAGCCGGCGTGCCTATCATGCGCGCGCTGGCAGGCTTGCAGGAGTCATCCCGCAACCCGGTTTTTTCGGCCATGCTGCAGGATCTGCGCGAGAGTCTGGATAGCGGGCGCGAGCTTTCCACTGCGTTGCGCCGCCATCCCAAGATATTCTCCCCCTTCTATCTGAGCATGGTGCAGGTCGGGGAGATGACGGGTATGCTGGACGTCACTTTCCTGCGCTTATATGAGCATCTCGAGTTCGAGAAAGACATGAAAGAGCGCATCAAGTCTGCGGTGCGTTATCCGATGTTTGTGCTGGTTGCCATGGCTGTCGCCATCGTCATTGTCAATATCTTCGTCATTCCTGCGTTTGCCAAGGTGTTTGAGGGCTTTCATGCCCAGTTGCCGTTGATGACCAGGATTCTGATGGGTTTCTCCGGCTTCATGGTGCATTATTGGCCGATCTTGCTGGCGGTGCTGGTCGGTGCAGTGGTCGCATTCCGGTCATGGATCAGTAGCGTGGATGGACGTTACAAATGGGACCGCTACAAGTTCCATATCCCGATCGCCGGGCGAATCATCATGAAAGCGACGCTGGCACGTTTTGCCCGCAGCTTGGCGCTATCATTCAAGAGTGGCATTCCCATCGTGCAGGGGCTTAATTCGGTGGCGCTGGTGGTGGATAACGAATTCATGCGCAGCCGTGTCGAACAGATGCGCGATGGCGTGGAGCGCGGCGAAAGCATCTTGCGCACAGCGACGGCAACCGGTGTGTTCAACCCAACCGTGCTGCAAATGATCGCCGTGGGCGAAGAGACGGGCGATATGGACGGCCTCATGTTCGAGATCGCCGGCATGTACGAACGCGAAGTGGAATACGAGATCAAGACCCTGAGCTCCAATATCGAACCCATCATGATCGTGCTGCTTGGTGTTCTGGTGCTGATCCTTGCGCTTGGCATCTTCCTGCCGATGTGGGATCTGGGCAAGGCGGCGTTGCACCGATGA
- a CDS encoding GspE/PulE family protein — translation MARPEKIRLGDLLVQQKLISLDQLQFALEQQKRSGRKLGRVLVDNAFVSEDQISEAIAKQLNIPYINLKYYNVNLEIVRRLPENQARRFRAVALEERNGALLVGMADPTDLFSFDEIARLLKRDIDVAVVTEGQLLETIDRVYRRTEEITGLAREVSEELGDSYIDFGSLSDSVGLEEAPVVKLLQTMFDDATQIRASDIHIEPQESRLQIRFRIDGALHLQTETDSKIASALALRLKLMSGLDISEKRLPQDGRFNMRVRDQAIDVRISTMPTQYGESVVMRLLNQSGSFLTLDKLGMPPDMLKRFREIIQRSNGMVLVTGPTGSGKTTTLYAGLAEINTVDQKIITVEDPVEYRLPGINQVQVNEKIELTFSRVLRSALRQDPDIILVGEMRDAETAQIGLRAAMTGHLVFSTLHTRDTAGTLFRLVDMGVPKYMVASSVQAVLAQRLLRRVCESCSEVHIPTPQEAEWLQAEGVAPSDIGTLRHGRGCSHCNGTGYHGRMGVYEMLEMGQELVDAASHEENSYFMQVARAHLKGRTLLDAALREMKQGHTSVAEVMRISNQVED, via the coding sequence ATGGCGCGTCCGGAGAAAATCCGCTTAGGCGATCTGCTGGTGCAGCAGAAACTCATTTCGCTGGATCAGCTCCAGTTCGCGCTGGAGCAGCAGAAACGTAGCGGCCGCAAGCTGGGCCGCGTGCTGGTCGATAACGCTTTCGTCTCGGAAGACCAGATATCCGAAGCTATCGCCAAGCAGCTCAATATTCCCTATATCAACCTTAAATACTATAACGTCAATCTCGAGATCGTCCGCCGTCTGCCGGAGAACCAGGCGCGGCGTTTCCGCGCTGTGGCGCTGGAAGAGCGCAACGGGGCGCTGCTGGTCGGCATGGCCGACCCGACCGATCTGTTTTCCTTTGACGAGATTGCGCGCCTGTTAAAACGCGATATCGATGTCGCCGTCGTCACGGAAGGCCAGTTGCTGGAAACCATTGATCGGGTCTACCGCCGCACCGAGGAGATCACCGGTCTTGCGCGCGAAGTTTCGGAAGAGCTGGGTGACAGCTACATCGATTTCGGCTCATTGAGCGATTCGGTCGGGCTCGAAGAAGCGCCGGTGGTGAAATTGCTGCAGACCATGTTCGATGATGCGACCCAGATACGGGCTTCGGACATCCACATCGAGCCGCAGGAATCGCGTTTGCAGATACGTTTCCGCATCGACGGTGCCCTGCACCTGCAAACCGAGACCGACAGCAAGATCGCATCTGCCCTCGCGTTGCGCCTGAAACTGATGTCGGGCCTCGACATCTCCGAGAAGCGACTGCCTCAAGACGGCCGATTCAACATGCGCGTGCGCGACCAAGCGATCGATGTGCGTATCTCCACCATGCCGACGCAATACGGCGAATCGGTGGTGATGCGTCTGCTCAACCAGAGCGGCAGCTTCCTCACGCTGGACAAACTCGGCATGCCGCCCGACATGCTCAAGCGCTTCCGCGAGATCATCCAGCGCAGCAACGGAATGGTGCTGGTCACCGGCCCTACCGGTAGCGGCAAGACCACCACGCTGTATGCCGGACTGGCCGAGATCAACACCGTCGACCAGAAGATCATCACCGTGGAGGATCCCGTGGAGTATCGCCTCCCCGGCATCAACCAGGTGCAGGTGAACGAGAAGATCGAACTGACCTTTTCGCGCGTGCTGCGTTCCGCATTGCGCCAGGATCCCGACATCATACTGGTCGGCGAAATGCGCGATGCAGAAACCGCGCAGATCGGATTGCGCGCAGCGATGACGGGACACCTCGTATTCTCCACGTTGCACACGCGCGATACGGCGGGTACGTTGTTCCGCTTGGTCGATATGGGGGTGCCGAAATATATGGTTGCTTCTTCGGTACAGGCAGTGCTGGCGCAGCGTTTGCTGCGCCGCGTCTGTGAAAGCTGCAGTGAGGTGCATATCCCCACGCCACAGGAAGCTGAATGGTTGCAGGCTGAAGGGGTGGCTCCCAGCGATATCGGTACGCTGCGGCATGGCCGTGGTTGTTCGCACTGTAATGGCACCGGTTACCACGGTCGCATGGGGGTGTACGAGATGCTGGAGATGGGGCAGGAACTGGTGGATGCTGCGTCGCATGAGGAAAATTCGTATTTCATGCAGGTCGCGCGTGCCCATCTGAAAGGTAGAACCCTGCTCGACGCAGCTTTGCGTGAAATGAAACAGGGGCATACCTCTGTCGCTGAGGTGATGCGCATCAGCAATCAAGTGGAAGACTGA
- a CDS encoding tRNA (cytidine(34)-2'-O)-methyltransferase — MFNVILYQPEIPPNTGNVIRLCANTGAHLHLIRPLGFDLDDKNLRRAGLDYHEYASVRVYDTLVECLDTLPLATALPHPNPPPGGEGTSVSLRELADTRRAFAFTTKGSHPFNEVRYQPGDAFLFGPESRGLPAEVLAAFVPERRLRLPMLPDNRSLNLSNTVAVTVYEAWRQCGYGGSQSNSLPG; from the coding sequence ATGTTCAACGTGATCCTATACCAGCCCGAAATCCCGCCCAATACCGGCAACGTCATCCGCCTGTGCGCAAACACCGGGGCACATCTCCATCTGATCCGACCTCTCGGGTTCGATCTTGACGACAAAAATCTGCGCCGTGCCGGACTGGACTATCACGAGTACGCAAGTGTTCGGGTATACGACACTCTTGTCGAATGTCTGGACACCTTGCCCCTCGCTACCGCCCTCCCCCACCCTAACCCTCCCCCCGGGGGAGAGGGGACAAGCGTCTCGCTACGCGAACTGGCCGATACCCGGCGCGCGTTCGCCTTCACCACCAAGGGCTCGCATCCGTTCAATGAAGTGCGCTACCAGCCGGGCGATGCATTCCTGTTCGGACCGGAAAGCCGCGGACTACCCGCTGAAGTATTAGCAGCATTCGTGCCTGAGCGGCGGTTGCGCTTGCCGATGCTGCCGGACAACCGCAGCCTGAACCTGTCGAACACGGTGGCGGTCACCGTGTATGAGGCCTGGCGGCAATGCGGCTATGGGGGGAGTCAGTCGAATTCGTTGCCGGGCTGA
- a CDS encoding NAD(P)H-dependent glycerol-3-phosphate dehydrogenase, whose protein sequence is MKVAILGSGAWGTALAVSFAPRHQVTLWARDTRQIEAMRGSRRNQRYLPGIDLPVELKLSADLDEALTGVELVLVAVPVAALRSTLRQIARLPSPVAVIWVCKGFESETSQLPHQIVTDILPPSFPRGVLSGPSFAQEVARHLPTALTLASSDGEFAQHTAKNLHHSRLRIYSSTDVVGVEIGGAVKNVLAIAAGICDGMQMGFNARAAMLTRGLAEMTRLGLQMGGRAETLGGLSGVGDLILTCTGDLSRNRQVGMLLAQHKSLSNILNELGHVAEGVYTAREVHLTAQRLGVDMPICEAVYRVLYENLAADKAVEALLSRQPGNEFD, encoded by the coding sequence ATGAAAGTCGCAATATTGGGTTCCGGTGCATGGGGGACTGCATTGGCAGTCAGTTTTGCCCCGCGTCACCAAGTGACGCTGTGGGCACGCGATACCCGGCAGATCGAAGCGATGCGAGGTTCCCGACGCAATCAGCGCTATCTGCCGGGTATCGATCTTCCTGTTGAGCTCAAGCTTTCTGCCGATCTCGATGAAGCGCTAACCGGCGTCGAGCTGGTCCTTGTTGCAGTTCCGGTTGCGGCTTTGCGCAGTACGCTGCGGCAGATCGCCAGGTTGCCATCTCCGGTCGCTGTGATATGGGTATGCAAGGGATTCGAGAGCGAAACATCGCAGCTTCCACACCAGATAGTCACTGATATCTTGCCGCCTTCCTTTCCGCGAGGCGTGCTGTCAGGCCCCAGTTTCGCTCAGGAGGTGGCGCGCCACCTGCCCACTGCATTGACGCTGGCCTCCAGTGATGGAGAGTTTGCGCAACACACTGCAAAAAACCTGCATCATTCCCGTTTACGTATCTACTCCAGTACCGATGTAGTAGGAGTAGAAATTGGCGGTGCAGTCAAGAATGTGCTGGCTATCGCTGCCGGAATCTGCGACGGCATGCAGATGGGGTTCAATGCTCGCGCAGCCATGCTCACGCGCGGTTTGGCCGAAATGACGCGGTTGGGGTTGCAGATGGGTGGACGCGCAGAGACGCTGGGCGGACTGTCCGGTGTCGGCGACCTGATCCTCACCTGTACCGGCGATCTCTCGCGCAACCGTCAGGTCGGCATGTTGCTTGCGCAGCACAAATCGCTCTCCAACATCCTCAACGAACTCGGACACGTCGCCGAGGGCGTCTACACGGCGCGCGAGGTGCATCTCACTGCCCAGCGTCTCGGCGTTGACATGCCGATCTGCGAAGCGGTGTATCGCGTGCTGTACGAGAATCTCGCAGCTGACAAGGCGGTGGAAGCGCTGCTCAGCCGTCAGCCCGGCAACGAATTCGACTGA
- a CDS encoding SH3 domain-containing protein yields the protein MKRLATALMLLGASQSSLAFDFVSVAEPAILYDANSLKAKKLFVATRYLPLEEVVDLANWVKVRDSSGKLYWIEKRNLSNKRYVMVTVPLAVVRSDPTENSQVVFKAAQQLGLEWLANTGTGWIKVRHADGSVGYLKSTDVWGD from the coding sequence ATGAAGCGCTTGGCAACAGCGCTGATGCTGTTGGGTGCGAGCCAGTCTTCCCTCGCCTTCGATTTCGTCTCCGTTGCAGAACCTGCCATCCTGTACGATGCCAATTCACTCAAGGCGAAAAAGTTGTTCGTCGCCACGCGCTACCTGCCGCTGGAGGAAGTGGTGGATCTGGCCAACTGGGTCAAAGTACGAGACAGTTCGGGCAAATTGTACTGGATCGAGAAACGAAATTTGAGCAACAAACGCTATGTCATGGTCACTGTACCGCTTGCTGTCGTACGGAGTGACCCGACCGAAAACTCTCAGGTGGTATTCAAGGCTGCCCAGCAACTCGGCCTGGAATGGCTGGCTAATACTGGTACCGGCTGGATCAAGGTGCGCCATGCGGACGGGAGTGTCGGTTACCTGAAGTCCACCGACGTGTGGGGCGACTGA
- the secB gene encoding protein-export chaperone SecB — translation MTEAAQPNAQPIFNIEKLYVKDLSLEIPNAPGIFLERENPQIDLQLHTQATPLEEGVFDVTVTVTVTAKLAEKDKVMFLIEARQSGIFQIRNLPAEDMETVLAVACPNILYPYLREVVSDVAVRGGFAPVLLNPINFEAMYQQQKQAQAAEAVKH, via the coding sequence ATGACTGAGGCGGCACAACCGAATGCGCAACCCATCTTCAATATCGAGAAGCTGTATGTAAAAGACCTGTCCCTGGAGATTCCCAACGCACCCGGGATCTTTCTGGAGCGCGAAAATCCGCAAATCGACCTGCAATTGCATACGCAAGCCACCCCGCTGGAAGAGGGGGTGTTCGATGTCACTGTCACCGTTACGGTCACAGCCAAGCTGGCAGAAAAGGACAAGGTGATGTTCCTGATCGAAGCCAGGCAATCGGGCATATTCCAGATACGCAATCTGCCGGCGGAAGACATGGAGACGGTGCTGGCGGTCGCCTGTCCGAACATCCTCTATCCATATTTGCGCGAAGTCGTATCGGATGTGGCAGTGCGTGGCGGGTTTGCGCCTGTGCTGCTCAATCCGATCAATTTCGAGGCGATGTACCAACAGCAAAAACAGGCGCAGGCTGCTGAGGCGGTCAAACACTGA
- the grxC gene encoding glutaredoxin 3 encodes MAKIVMYCTEICPYCVRAEHLLQRKGIKDIEKIRIDLQPEMRDLMIEKTGRRTVPQIFINGQHVGGYDDMAALDRAGKLDTMLANNL; translated from the coding sequence ATGGCAAAGATCGTCATGTATTGCACGGAAATCTGCCCGTACTGCGTGCGCGCAGAGCATCTGTTGCAGCGTAAGGGAATAAAAGACATAGAGAAGATACGCATCGATCTGCAACCCGAGATGCGTGATCTGATGATCGAAAAGACCGGACGCCGCACCGTCCCGCAGATTTTCATCAATGGCCAACATGTCGGTGGCTATGATGACATGGCTGCGCTGGATCGGGCCGGGAAACTGGATACCATGTTGGCAAACAATCTTTAA
- a CDS encoding rhodanese-like domain-containing protein, with protein MLQFLQNNIWMVLIALTSGAMLFWSFFGNRLRGIQEVNSIAATQLINHKNALVLDVREQSEYDAGHILNSKLIPVGKLLERIGELEKYRDRPIVAVCRSGQRSASACTLLGKQGFAQVYNLNGGVMAWQKAGLPLEK; from the coding sequence GTGCTGCAGTTCCTGCAAAATAACATCTGGATGGTATTGATCGCGTTGACCAGCGGTGCAATGCTGTTCTGGTCGTTCTTCGGTAACCGCTTGCGCGGGATACAAGAAGTCAATTCGATTGCTGCAACGCAGCTAATCAATCACAAAAATGCGCTGGTTCTGGACGTGCGCGAACAGAGCGAATATGACGCCGGGCATATCCTTAACAGCAAACTCATCCCTGTGGGCAAACTGCTGGAGCGCATCGGCGAGCTGGAAAAATACCGCGACCGGCCTATCGTTGCAGTTTGCCGCAGCGGTCAACGTTCTGCTTCCGCATGCACTTTGCTTGGCAAGCAGGGATTTGCCCAGGTTTACAATCTGAATGGCGGCGTAATGGCCTGGCAAAAGGCCGGCCTGCCTCTGGAGAAGTGA
- a CDS encoding PglL family O-oligosaccharyltransferase → MLLLSLYFLFAALLIMLGQRLRVEIGLPVLVTVLALFLLVGAELNTLVGILQQYRWNTFLNSVVTVKTSSAVYGNLAQPNHYANYIALGLISLGLLQLKLSMRMWQTVLLAVPMLFVMALSGSRSSWLYLLFATGLSFLLQRRDQTLRPILQYCLAILLGFGLMQLVVQIPWLEGSTGTVTTAERLFGDNASGSIRVHLWREAALIFAEFPLLGAGFGQFAFQHLQLAVSMHNPAINGLYNNAHNLVMQIAAEAGLAGVAILFSSLGLWFWQSVVRETQFTLYHWWGYAILAVLGIHSLLEYPLWYLYFIGVAAVMLGIFDTTSYRLELRNLGRVSVAMMLVLGALSLIQAIQGYKHLESALALRGMAAKDRSYVQRTRDELMAADQYMLLSSYAELFIANMMEPSADHLKEKLELNERALSFIPVAPVVYHQALLLALSGRMDEAKAQMERAIWAYPSDYVAARSELEAMVRSDSSRYSALLEFATQKYEEYRRAAVPAK, encoded by the coding sequence TTGCTGCTGCTGTCGCTGTATTTTTTATTTGCGGCATTGCTCATCATGTTGGGGCAGCGCTTGCGAGTGGAAATTGGCCTGCCGGTTCTGGTAACAGTCCTAGCGTTGTTTTTGCTGGTTGGCGCAGAATTGAATACGTTAGTTGGAATCCTGCAGCAATATCGCTGGAACACATTCCTGAATTCAGTTGTCACCGTCAAGACCTCCAGTGCGGTCTACGGTAACCTGGCACAGCCCAATCATTATGCCAACTACATTGCATTGGGCTTGATCTCCCTGGGGTTATTGCAGTTGAAGCTGTCGATGCGCATGTGGCAAACGGTGCTGCTGGCTGTGCCGATGCTGTTCGTCATGGCGTTATCCGGCTCGCGCAGTTCCTGGTTGTACCTGTTGTTCGCCACCGGACTGTCCTTCCTTTTGCAACGGCGAGACCAGACATTGCGGCCAATATTGCAATACTGTCTGGCGATATTGCTGGGTTTCGGCTTGATGCAGTTGGTGGTGCAAATACCTTGGCTGGAAGGTTCCACCGGGACCGTGACGACAGCAGAGCGACTGTTTGGGGATAATGCCAGCGGTAGCATCCGGGTGCATCTATGGCGCGAGGCGGCACTGATTTTTGCCGAATTCCCACTGCTGGGAGCCGGCTTCGGGCAGTTCGCATTCCAGCATCTGCAGCTTGCGGTCAGTATGCACAATCCGGCCATCAATGGCCTATATAACAATGCGCACAATCTGGTGATGCAGATCGCGGCTGAAGCAGGGCTGGCGGGTGTCGCCATTCTGTTCTCGTCGCTGGGGTTGTGGTTCTGGCAATCCGTCGTTCGTGAAACGCAATTTACTCTCTACCATTGGTGGGGCTACGCCATTTTGGCAGTGCTGGGAATCCACAGCTTGCTGGAATATCCTTTGTGGTATCTGTACTTCATCGGCGTGGCTGCTGTCATGCTGGGTATCTTTGATACGACGTCTTATCGTTTGGAACTGCGCAATCTTGGGCGCGTATCTGTCGCCATGATGCTCGTATTGGGTGCGTTGTCCTTGATACAGGCGATCCAGGGGTATAAGCATCTCGAGAGTGCACTGGCATTGCGCGGAATGGCAGCCAAAGATCGCAGTTACGTACAGCGCACGCGCGATGAATTGATGGCCGCGGATCAGTACATGTTGTTGAGCTCTTATGCCGAGTTATTCATTGCCAATATGATGGAGCCCAGTGCCGATCACCTGAAGGAAAAGCTCGAATTGAACGAGCGGGCGCTGAGCTTCATTCCGGTCGCACCTGTGGTCTACCATCAGGCATTGTTGTTGGCATTGTCGGGCCGGATGGATGAAGCCAAGGCGCAGATGGAGCGTGCAATCTGGGCTTATCCTTCGGACTACGTGGCTGCCCGCTCTGAATTGGAGGCAATGGTCCGCAGTGATTCCTCACGCTATTCCGCTCTGTTAGAATTCGCCACCCAAAAATACGAGGAGTATCGACGTGCTGCAGTTCCTGCAAAATAA
- a CDS encoding YgaP family membrane protein gives MNAERIVRIVAGSFIMLSLALGAEASPLFVSKYFLFFTAFVGLNLFQSGFTQICPLNNILARFGVKGSC, from the coding sequence ATGAACGCAGAACGTATCGTCCGGATTGTTGCAGGCAGTTTCATCATGTTGTCGTTAGCGCTGGGTGCCGAAGCCAGTCCGCTGTTCGTCAGCAAGTACTTCCTGTTTTTTACTGCCTTTGTGGGGCTGAACCTGTTTCAGAGCGGCTTTACGCAGATATGCCCATTGAATAACATCCTCGCCAGATTCGGCGTCAAAGGCAGTTGCTAA